From Campylobacter showae:
CCGCACTATTTCGCGGGCTACACGGGCGGCAGAAAGGCCTTTTTGCCGGGCACGGCGTCGTACGAGAGCATCACGCAAAATCACAAGCTCGCACTAAGCTCCGATGCGCAAGCTCTGCGCCTAGAGGGCAACCCCGTGCACGAGGATATGATCGACGCGATGAAGGTGCTCACGCACATCGACGTTTTTTCGATCCAGACGGTGCTTGATAGCGAACACGGCGTGTATTACGCAAGCGCCGGACACTTAAACGATAGCTTTTACGACTGCGTGAAAAAGGCAGACGAGGTCTTTTGCGTAAATATCCCGCGCAAAGCCGATATAGTGATCTCGGTCGCGCCCTATCCGATGGACGTCGATCTCTATCAAGCGCAAAAAGCCCTAGACAACGGCAAGCTAGCGCTTGCTAAGGACGGGATTTTGATAATGGTCGCAAAGTGCCGCACCGGTATCGGACCAAAGCCGTTTTTTGATCTGATGGCTTCCGCCGACACGCCAAAAAAGGTGCTAGAAAAGATCAGCGCGGGCTTTAAGCTCGGCTATCACAAGGCCGCTAAGATGGCCGAAATCTCGCTCTGGGCGCAGACCTGGGCGGTAAGTGATCTAAGCGACGATGAGATGCGCGCCGTGCATCTAAAGCCCTACCACGACATCCAAAAGGCCGTGGACGACGCGCTCGCGCAAAAGGGCGCGGACGCTAAAATCATCATCCTGCCGTTTGGCTCGATGACGGTGCCTAAGGCGTAAGTTTGGCTAAAATTTTATATTACGATGCGAGCTGCGGTATCAGCGGCGATATGAACTTGGCCGCTCTGGTGGATCTGGGCGCGGATTTTAGCTATCTTTGCGCCCAGCTTGCTAAGCTAAATTTAGCTAGCGAATTTTACCTACGCAAGCGCAAAGTGCTAAAATGCGGTATCTCCGCAACCAAAATAGACGTCGTTTGCGCGGCAAATCTGAGCCAAATTCCGCTTGCCCTCTTAGGCGCTAAATTTAGCCCGCGTCAAAATTTAAACGGCAAAATTCACGGCGCCGAATTTAGAGCGGATAAGCCCGCCCAAAACCATCCGCGTCCGCGAAATTTCACGCAGATTTTAGAGCTTATCGAGGGTTCTAGCCTAAGCGCTTTCGTAAAAAAAACGGCAAGCAAAATTTTTAGCGTTATCGCGCAGGCCGAGGCCAAAATCCACGGCACCAGCGCAGAGCAAGTACATTTCCACGAAGTGGGCGCCGCGGACAGCATCGCGGACGTAGTGGGCGCGGCTATTTGCTT
This genomic window contains:
- the larA gene encoding nickel-dependent lactate racemase, producing the protein MQIPIRYGKDDIIDLSVPEKNLLGVFNPNPVAKFDETALIAKALANPINQKSFDEFIAGDEKIVVIVNDGTRPTPTAKVLKQIYPKIREKNKIFIIATGCHREGTLDEYEMIFGKEIYAEISAKNEVHDHDSKHDEMVFLGESKNGTQMYLNKIVAEAKKVIVIGSVEPHYFAGYTGGRKAFLPGTASYESITQNHKLALSSDAQALRLEGNPVHEDMIDAMKVLTHIDVFSIQTVLDSEHGVYYASAGHLNDSFYDCVKKADEVFCVNIPRKADIVISVAPYPMDVDLYQAQKALDNGKLALAKDGILIMVAKCRTGIGPKPFFDLMASADTPKKVLEKISAGFKLGYHKAAKMAEISLWAQTWAVSDLSDDEMRAVHLKPYHDIQKAVDDALAQKGADAKIIILPFGSMTVPKA